A region from the Spiroplasma taiwanense CT-1 genome encodes:
- a CDS encoding lipoprotein has protein sequence MKKLLGFLGAVSITASTTITVVACNNANIPTEEEFN, from the coding sequence ATGAAAAAATTATTAGGATTTTTAGGAGCAGTTTCCATTACTGCTTCAACAACAATTACAGTAGTTGCATGTAATAATGCAAATATACCAACAGAAGAAGAGTTTAATTAA